The following are encoded in a window of Amphibacillus xylanus NBRC 15112 genomic DNA:
- the spoVT gene encoding stage V sporulation protein T: MKATGIVRRIDDLGRVVIPKEIRRTLRIREGDPLEIFVDREGEVILKKYSPIQELGHFAQEYAESLFLSLNKTVLISDRDTFIAVDGSNKKEYLNKSVSDLIERVMEDRQPLVKESFVALELVKDHAVINASYIIQPIIANGDPVGAIIVFSKDEKATNEEKVTLEIAANFLGKQMQ, from the coding sequence ATGAAAGCTACAGGTATTGTTAGAAGGATTGATGATCTAGGAAGAGTGGTTATCCCTAAAGAAATTCGAAGAACGTTAAGAATTAGAGAAGGTGATCCACTAGAAATTTTCGTTGACCGTGAAGGAGAAGTAATATTAAAGAAATATTCTCCAATTCAGGAACTTGGTCATTTTGCTCAAGAATATGCAGAATCGTTGTTTCTTTCACTTAACAAGACTGTTTTGATTTCTGACCGAGATACTTTTATTGCCGTTGATGGCTCAAATAAGAAGGAATATTTGAATAAGAGTGTTTCAGATCTAATTGAGCGTGTCATGGAAGATCGACAACCATTAGTGAAGGAGTCATTTGTTGCGTTAGAGCTGGTTAAAGATCACGCAGTAATTAATGCATCATACATTATCCAACCTATCATAGCTAACGGTGATCCAGTCGGTGCGATTATCGTGTTCTCAAAAGATGAAAAAGCAACTAATGAAGAAAAAGTCACATTAGAAATTGCAGCAAACTTCTTAGGAAAACAAATGCAGTGA
- a CDS encoding putative polysaccharide biosynthesis protein, with the protein MSKQNEQQQFFKGAFLLTYAGLFGKVLSAIYRIPLQNLTGDVGFYIYQQIYPFIGASMVLALYGFPAAISRIIARQSNQNNQQLRKRILAYLMICSGSVFILIYMLAPQLARLMSDIGLIPAIRVSAFSFLLVPFVSYFRGLFQGENNMIPTAISQMVEQVIRVSLIIVTAYLIVKLNRSLYDVGFGTAIATIIGSLLSLMSLMLFYARRERTYSNNAQIEQVTNKNLFKEVIGYGLAIAINHMVLLLLQFVDVFTLVPLLRKTGISLFDAQVLKGVLDRGQPLAQFGIVAASSLALALIPSVTKLRLKNDRKRFTSYVASTWRFTLYLASGATVGLIVLFPEVNTLLFKVDLGSISLRIFSVTIIFSALSISTASILQGLGYIYQTALFVIVGMIAKLILNLMLIPMWGIKGGALATVLSSLIILLLNVYYLKRHTNELDRIVVPWFKLVTALSIMGVVVYSLNLLGKAQFYQFSRFGQFIYLVCMIVIGVTTYILSLKKFAVFTKEEQEVLPLKFIKKG; encoded by the coding sequence ATGAGCAAACAAAATGAACAACAGCAATTTTTTAAAGGGGCATTTTTGCTTACATATGCAGGGTTGTTTGGTAAAGTTTTAAGTGCAATTTATAGAATCCCATTGCAAAATTTGACTGGAGATGTTGGTTTTTACATCTATCAACAGATCTATCCGTTTATTGGTGCGTCGATGGTACTAGCCTTATATGGATTTCCAGCTGCAATATCACGCATAATCGCTAGACAATCGAACCAGAATAATCAGCAATTAAGAAAAAGGATATTAGCTTACCTGATGATATGTTCAGGATCTGTATTTATATTAATCTATATGTTAGCGCCGCAATTGGCACGCTTAATGAGTGATATTGGATTGATTCCTGCTATTCGAGTTAGTGCTTTTTCATTTCTACTCGTCCCTTTTGTTTCATATTTCCGAGGCCTGTTTCAAGGTGAAAATAATATGATACCGACAGCGATTTCACAAATGGTTGAACAGGTTATTCGGGTTAGTTTAATTATTGTAACAGCTTATTTAATTGTGAAGTTAAATCGTTCTTTATATGATGTTGGGTTTGGAACAGCGATAGCTACGATTATTGGTAGCTTACTATCTCTAATGAGTTTAATGTTATTTTATGCAAGAAGAGAAAGGACATATTCTAATAATGCTCAGATTGAGCAAGTGACTAATAAAAATTTATTTAAAGAAGTCATTGGCTATGGATTAGCAATAGCGATCAATCATATGGTTCTTTTGCTCTTACAATTCGTTGATGTTTTTACACTTGTTCCTTTGCTAAGGAAAACAGGCATATCGCTTTTTGATGCTCAAGTTTTAAAAGGAGTACTTGATCGAGGGCAACCATTGGCTCAATTCGGAATTGTTGCAGCTTCTTCTTTAGCATTAGCATTAATTCCATCAGTCACAAAATTGAGACTAAAAAATGATCGGAAGCGATTTACAAGTTATGTTGCGAGTACATGGCGGTTTACACTTTATTTGGCTAGTGGAGCAACAGTAGGACTGATTGTGCTGTTTCCTGAGGTTAATACATTACTTTTTAAAGTAGATTTAGGTTCCATAAGCTTACGAATCTTTTCTGTCACGATTATTTTTTCGGCATTGAGTATTTCAACAGCATCAATCCTGCAAGGATTAGGTTATATATACCAAACGGCGCTATTTGTCATCGTAGGTATGATTGCGAAGTTAATTTTAAACTTGATGCTTATCCCTATGTGGGGAATTAAGGGTGGCGCTTTGGCAACAGTGTTATCGTCACTCATCATTTTATTACTAAATGTCTACTACTTAAAGCGACATACAAATGAATTAGACCGTATTGTAGTGCCGTGGTTTAAATTAGTGACTGCCCTGTCCATTATGGGAGTAGTAGTTTATAGTTTGAATTTGTTAGGGAAAGCCCAATTCTATCAGTTTAGTCGATTCGGTCAATTCATTTATCTAGTGTGCATGATTGTGATTGGAGTTACCACTTATATATTAAGTTTAAAGAAATTTGCTGTCTTTACTAAAGAGGAGCAAGAAGTTTTACCGCTTAAATTTATTAAAAAGGGTTGA
- the yabN gene encoding bifunctional methyltransferase/pyrophosphohydrolase YabN, which produces MCRIEIIGLGAGDIDQLNLGTYRKLIEQNVPLFVRTADHPVLDSLKQENITFQAFDSIYQAHDHFEAVYEEIVRQLLSLAQQHQFIRYAVPGHPMLAERTVQMLLDQTDVKVEISGGQSFLDDLFTAVKIDPIEGFQFLDATSFERSQIDYTSHLIFCQVYDQMIASDVKLTLLEDLPPHHPVVVVEAAGSSAEQTIRVPLVELDQVIQLSNLTSVYVEPITQEALPHQFTRLREVIATLRGPNGCPWDRKQTHQSLRKYLIEEAYELIDAIDEEDDDHIIEELGDVLLQVMLHSQIGEDHGFFTIDDVIRSITEKMIRRHPHVFSDVQVANEQDVMENWQIIKAREQNNEINQSLLDRIPFSASTLVTADLLQKEAAKVGFDWDTATPVIEKLTEELEEVTEAIQQGETTDIEKEIGDLLFTIVNLARHYQISSDLALNRTNNKFKDRFQYMESEIDKLGKQMTDLTLEDLDHFWEKAKKN; this is translated from the coding sequence ATGTGTCGAATAGAGATTATTGGTTTAGGAGCTGGTGATATCGATCAGCTTAATCTAGGTACTTATCGAAAATTAATAGAACAGAACGTCCCGTTGTTTGTCCGGACAGCAGATCATCCTGTACTTGATTCGCTTAAACAAGAAAATATTACATTTCAAGCATTTGATTCGATCTATCAAGCGCATGACCATTTTGAAGCAGTTTATGAAGAGATTGTTCGCCAACTATTAAGCTTAGCACAACAACATCAGTTCATTCGTTACGCAGTCCCGGGGCATCCAATGTTAGCTGAACGCACTGTTCAAATGTTACTTGATCAAACTGATGTTAAGGTAGAAATTAGTGGTGGTCAAAGTTTTCTCGATGATCTATTTACTGCAGTAAAAATTGATCCCATTGAAGGTTTTCAATTTTTAGATGCAACTAGTTTTGAACGAAGCCAAATCGATTATACGAGTCATCTTATATTTTGTCAGGTTTACGACCAGATGATTGCTTCAGACGTAAAGCTGACGCTTTTAGAGGATTTACCGCCTCATCACCCAGTAGTTGTCGTAGAAGCAGCTGGAAGCTCAGCAGAACAGACTATACGTGTCCCGTTAGTAGAGTTGGATCAAGTTATTCAATTAAGTAACCTTACAAGTGTTTATGTAGAGCCTATTACACAAGAAGCCTTGCCGCATCAATTCACCCGATTAAGAGAGGTCATTGCGACATTAAGGGGGCCAAATGGTTGCCCGTGGGATCGAAAACAAACACACCAATCGTTACGAAAATATTTGATTGAAGAAGCTTATGAATTAATCGACGCTATTGATGAAGAAGATGATGATCACATTATCGAAGAACTTGGTGATGTATTACTGCAAGTTATGTTGCACAGTCAAATTGGTGAAGATCACGGATTTTTCACCATCGATGATGTGATTCGTTCCATTACTGAAAAGATGATTCGAAGACATCCGCATGTTTTTTCTGATGTTCAAGTAGCAAATGAACAAGATGTCATGGAGAACTGGCAGATCATTAAAGCACGTGAGCAAAATAATGAAATTAATCAATCATTACTTGATCGGATACCTTTCTCTGCCTCTACATTAGTCACAGCAGACCTCCTACAAAAGGAAGCTGCTAAAGTAGGTTTTGATTGGGATACAGCTACACCAGTCATTGAAAAATTAACTGAAGAGTTAGAAGAGGTAACAGAAGCTATTCAGCAGGGAGAAACAACAGATATTGAAAAGGAAATTGGTGATCTTCTTTTTACGATCGTAAATCTAGCACGTCATTATCAAATTAGTAGTGATTTGGCGTTAAATAGAACTAATAATAAGTTTAAAGATCGATTTCAATACATGGAGTCTGAAATAGACAAGCTAGGGAAGCAAATGACCGATTTAACTTTAGAAGATTTAGATCATTTTTGGGAAAAGGCAAAGAAAAACTAA
- a CDS encoding RNA-binding S4 domain-containing protein codes for MRLDKFLKVSRLIKRRPLAKEVADQGRVKINGHVAKASSTVAIDDEIVIQFGQKIVTIRVTDLKDTTRKEDAATLYTVLKEEQISKEN; via the coding sequence ATGCGATTAGACAAATTTTTAAAAGTATCTCGTTTAATTAAACGACGTCCGTTAGCCAAAGAGGTTGCTGACCAAGGTAGAGTGAAAATTAATGGTCATGTAGCAAAGGCGTCTTCAACAGTTGCGATTGACGACGAAATTGTGATTCAATTTGGCCAAAAGATAGTTACTATTAGAGTAACAGATTTAAAAGATACTACACGTAAGGAAGATGCTGCAACGCTTTATACCGTTTTAAAAGAAGAACAAATTTCAAAAGAAAATTAA
- the yabP gene encoding sporulation protein YabP: MLQETNHSFTPVQSTEHEVKVRNRRLIEITGVKEVDSFDSEEFLLETVLGYLMIRGDNLQIKTLDVTKGKVEIRGKLLDFSYLDDHQNDQTKGFLGKLFK; this comes from the coding sequence ATGTTACAAGAAACCAATCATTCATTTACACCCGTACAATCAACAGAACATGAAGTAAAAGTACGTAATAGACGATTAATTGAAATCACAGGCGTAAAAGAAGTTGATAGCTTTGATAGTGAAGAGTTTTTATTAGAAACAGTTTTAGGATACCTAATGATTAGAGGCGACAATTTACAAATTAAAACATTGGATGTCACGAAAGGTAAAGTAGAGATTAGGGGGAAACTCCTTGATTTCTCATACTTAGATGACCACCAAAATGATCAAACAAAGGGTTTTCTCGGGAAACTCTTTAAATGA
- the yabQ gene encoding spore cortex biosynthesis protein YabQ: MTIEIQFASFITMGIVGFYLGCMFDTNERIIQAIKGSRIVKGLCQLVFWLIQSMVIFYLLVKVNGGQVRLYFIIAIIFGYWLYFLRFRKVYQRILARIIQLIKAILLFIKKTITTIIIKPIKLLVLAFLTVINLVIMMVLKIFSFLLIMIGWLFRPILLIIPKNVRKYLVSLSKMCSKIIERVLNRKQK, encoded by the coding sequence ATGACAATTGAGATTCAATTCGCCTCTTTTATTACGATGGGTATAGTTGGCTTTTATTTAGGTTGTATGTTTGATACAAATGAGCGAATAATTCAGGCAATAAAGGGTTCGCGTATAGTTAAGGGGCTTTGTCAGCTAGTTTTTTGGTTAATACAGAGTATGGTTATATTTTACCTACTTGTAAAAGTTAATGGCGGTCAAGTTCGTCTTTACTTTATCATTGCGATTATATTTGGCTATTGGCTCTATTTCCTTCGGTTTAGAAAAGTCTATCAAAGGATTTTAGCAAGAATTATTCAGCTTATTAAGGCTATTTTACTATTTATTAAAAAAACAATTACAACAATTATAATTAAACCGATAAAATTACTAGTTTTAGCCTTTTTAACAGTCATAAATCTTGTTATAATGATGGTATTAAAAATATTTTCCTTTTTGTTGATAATGATAGGTTGGCTGTTTAGGCCGATACTACTAATCATACCGAAAAATGTGAGAAAGTACTTAGTTTCATTATCCAAAATGTGTAGTAAGATAATAGAAAGGGTATTAAATCGTAAACAGAAATAG
- a CDS encoding FtsB family cell division protein, whose product MQRRHSKVSRIDSPYMNQYDAHMERQRKRKRLLKRRLILFGAIVIISFSSLFTYHLSQRGLYAEKKAQYEMLQQEKQELLAEESALIEEIKLLEDESYVLRIAKTNYFFTEEGEIVFKLLEEAPAY is encoded by the coding sequence ATGCAAAGAAGACATTCAAAAGTATCTCGAATCGACTCCCCATATATGAATCAATATGATGCACACATGGAAAGACAACGTAAAAGAAAACGTCTATTAAAGAGGCGGTTAATTTTGTTTGGCGCGATTGTAATCATTTCCTTCTCCAGTCTATTTACATACCATCTAAGTCAAAGAGGCCTCTATGCGGAGAAGAAAGCTCAGTATGAAATGTTACAACAAGAGAAACAAGAGTTATTAGCTGAGGAATCTGCCTTGATTGAAGAAATTAAGTTATTAGAAGATGAATCCTATGTTCTACGGATTGCCAAAACCAACTACTTCTTTACCGAAGAAGGGGAAATTGTTTTTAAACTTCTAGAAGAGGCTCCAGCTTATTGA
- a CDS encoding S1 domain-containing RNA-binding protein encodes MSIEVGSKLQGKVTGITNFGAFVELEEGTTGLVHISEVADNYVKDINEHLTVGDSVTVKVINVEKDGKIGLSIKKAKDNPDQGQGRRKPSRPVRSENFEAKIDRFLKDSEDRLATLRKHTESKRGGRGAR; translated from the coding sequence ATGTCAATCGAAGTAGGCAGCAAATTGCAGGGTAAGGTAACGGGTATCACTAATTTCGGAGCGTTTGTTGAATTGGAAGAAGGGACGACAGGACTTGTTCATATTAGTGAAGTTGCCGATAATTATGTGAAAGATATTAATGAACACTTAACTGTAGGTGATAGTGTAACAGTAAAGGTCATTAATGTTGAAAAAGATGGTAAGATTGGATTGTCAATTAAGAAGGCAAAGGATAATCCTGATCAAGGGCAAGGGCGTCGGAAGCCATCAAGACCAGTGCGCTCAGAGAATTTCGAAGCAAAAATTGACCGTTTCCTAAAGGATTCTGAAGATCGTCTAGCGACATTGCGTAAGCATACAGAATCTAAACGCGGTGGAAGAGGTGCTAGATAA